CTATTCTTTTACATTGATCTGccttattttctgttcttcCTTGGCTATCATAAACTGAATTCTCTGCTTCAGAATCTGAATCAAGTTCTATTACATCAATACCACTCCTCGCTAGATCATCCATGACaagttttctcttctctctttcttcacTACTTGCTCTCCAACGCTTGAGACTACCATCCCCGAAAAAACTTGGCTCTTCATCCAATATAACCAAATCCTCTCCATCAAGCTCCTCATCGACCTCCACCAGTTTTCCCTTGCCTTTCTCTTCTCTGCTACGCCTTTTGCGCTTAACACTGCCTGCTCCATCCCCTCTTGCTACTTCCTTCAACATCTTCCCACCAACGTCTACACTCCCACTACTGATCAACAATATCTTCTCACCTTCTTTATCATCGCTGCCTTGACCTCCTTCTTCAAGTTCATCCTCGAACCCGGAGAAACCAACATTCAAGTCCAGCTTTATCTTTCCTTTACACTCGTTAGCAGTCGCATAATCTTCACCTCTACTCGGTTCAAATCCCGACGACTCAGTTCCGCTCTGTTTAACTGTCAAAACCCAAAGCCTATTCTCGTCATTGACCAAGGTACTGTTTGTTTTCAACTGCTTGAAAACGAGACTGGGACTCCTCTGGAACTGGTCAACAGCTCCAGAAGCCGATATGACTGCATCTGTGTCTGACATGAGAGCGTCCAGTTCTGGGTTCGCCGGGGAAGATTGGAGGAGAGGGGAGGATGACTCGCAAGTTTGGGCAGGGGTGGAGGGTTCCATGTTAAACCCTTCTTTCTGGGTTTTACGTGTGACTTCTTCTCCAGGACTCAGGAATCTCATCGTTACTGACCTACTcttacacagagagagagagagagaatttctGTTCGATTAGGTTTTTGCCTCTTTGTGCTTTGGGAGAGCAAACCTAGAGCGAAGTGGGTTcttacttggacaagaagaaaAGGCATGCCACTCACGTCATGTTTAAACAACATAAAGCCCATCGACGACATGTGGTTCCAGttccataataacacattattatgcaaattaagtaacaaaatttataaataaatttaattatttaagtaaTTAACGCGACAAGCATCACATtaattttcaagaaatttaCAATAAATGTTATAATACTCCTAACACCACTATGTCACATTCCACAATTGCAATTGGGTCAATGCATGCAGGTGTTccggaaaaaaaaataaataaataaaagaactgACCGTGTCATAATTCTCGTCCCTTCAACATTaattttagagtaatgctatacgaCACACAATGTAACATTATCAAtgaacccttaattttttttatttttttttttaattatcccacatttttatctcaatgTAACATTATCGTTTTGTAACAGTACTCCCGAGTCTCCACAATAACATTGTGggtcaaattcaaaacatgcaTTTGTTCgaaagaggaggaaaaaggtGGTGTGGGCATCCACAAGTCGCTTATGTGGAACGCAAACTTGAATCGTATCCTAGTGACATCCAGCTCTGCCTTCCATACAGATGGCCATTCGGCCTCCACCATCTTGAGGATCTTTAATCTTTAACAGGGGCAAGGCAAACTCACCAATAATAGTCTATGCTTTAAAGAGAGTGAGAGTCATTAGACAATCTCAAAAGTTAACACAAAATCTATTGACAATCTCCAGTCTACAAAAATTTTTGCAGGTTCAGTTTAGTTAACACTgctttcaatttaaaaaagcaaGTAATAGGTTTATATAGGTacagggcaaaaaaaaaaaaacctttgagGATGAGAGGGATTTTCAAGTCATAGATGGTGAAAAGTTTGGGTGCTTGGTTGTATTCTATTTGTTGTTCCTAGCTGCCGTATGatgttaattataattattatgtcTGCTGATCCAAACAGAGATCAAATTGGAGAAGACACCAAGGAATAACGCAATGGACCTTCTACTTCATAATGAGGCACCTGGACATCTTCCAATACTGAAGACATCTTCAAGCCAACAATTTGCACATATGGATTCGAGTGACCATCTAGAAAAACATTCGTAAgctgccaaaaaaaaagaagcaccaTTACATCTTGAAACCTGTTTTCTGGCAAATTATCTTAAACAAATCCTACAATGTAATGTCTTGAAAATTTCAGAACAGTCATGAGAGTGGTTAGAAAACTGATCATAATCAAAAAGCTTTGATCCCTCGACCGGAGATGAGTCCAAAAATGGATATACCTGAGTGCATCCAAACAGTTTGAGCACTCCCAGGGATAAGCAGTTGTCTACAATCAAACCCACAGCCTCATCTGACAAACCCCGACACCAGGATAGATCTAGAGTATGCAACCTTCTTGGACGTTTGGCAAGTGATAGGGCTGTGTTGCGGCCAACCTGAATAAAGCCACAGAAGCCCCAAACAGAAATAAGAGAACATCATTGAAATCAATAGACCCCTTTGGCCTAAGGGCTGGAATTAAACGAAGAGGCAGGGAGATTATCATAACCTAAATTGGCTGAGTCACCCAGAGCAGAAAATTCAAACACGCATCATTCTAACACAAGCAGCAATCATTTTGCTTCATGCAAGCCATATATGAACAGTGTGGTCAATTTTAAGGTATCTTTGTGAGGGTGCCCATGTGTGTGCATGAGCATTTGGTTGGCGCGCATGTGtatgagagacagagagagagagagagagagagagagagagagatatgtgaGTAAATTACCTTCTTGACATTATTCAGTGAAAGTTCTTTCAACCACTCTCCAGAGGTTTCCAGGAAGGCAGCAATGGCTTCATCACTGTCATGCATAAGAGATTAGTTAGTGCGCCATTGAAACACCATCAAGCCCGAGTTCAGTAAGCATTCCACAACATACATTGCATTAACAGTAAGACAACCTATATCACATCAACTGTACAAGAATAAAAACAGAGCGAACCAGAAATCATTTAGACAGTTAGAATATAGAAATTATTTAGGTGTCCAAAAGTGCATAATAGACCATGCCCAGTATCTAGCAATAACAAATTCCTGGTGATAATGCATTACATTCTACAGTAtaacaaaatgaaattttttaacttttaactaAAAAAGTAAATACCTGAATGTATTGCGGCAGAGTTTTAATGTTTGAATTGCTCGACAGCCATTTGCAAGATATCCTATAGCAGAATCTGTCAATTTGCACAAGTTCCCGACATCGATTGCACATAATCCCGGACAGTTTTCAGCGATGGATTTCAAGGAAGAGTCTGTCAGTTTTCTGCACAAAATTGGAACACCCAGCAAATTAAAATAGCAAAGTGACGTAAACATATTCTCTGAAACTGAAGGAATGATCATCCCTAAACGCATTAAAGATGATCAAGAAAATTTGCAAAGAGATGTGCTAAAGAGACGTACACACAATCAGTCAAAACAAGCTCCTTCATATTGTGACCACGAGCAGTGATAAATTCCCTGAGAAAATCATCACAAACATTTTGACTACCTGCTAATGATAATACTTGTAATTGTTTAAGCTTCTTCAATGCTGGCAGGATAAGAATAGCATCAATGCTTTGACAATCAGTAAGATACAATTCCCTCAGAATTGATCCCAATGAGTCAGCTAAAGTGTCAATACTGGAGGACGTGAGGAGGGAACACTGACTGAGATTTAAAGATCTTAATGCAGGGGCAGAAGAAACAAGTTTCCCTAGCCCAACATCTGTAAGACGGCATGCACCACTGAGGGATAGAGTAGTTAATGCAGGCAAGCTATTTGATGACTGAGCTAAGGTAGAAAGTAACATATAATCTGACATACAGCGTCCACACTGGTCAAGTTGCAGCACCTGATTccacgaagaaaaaaaatcgaGCTTATCCAAAGTGTTCAAATCACAAGGATGTTTTTTCactcaaaattaatatgaacCCATTTTTAATAAACAACAACAATGCCTCCCGGTGAGAAGATCATTCTTGTATAAAGCAGTAACATTGCGAAACTAAGTTTGTAATCACCAACTTGTCAAAGCATGCAACCCAAGTTCCAAAATCATACATTATAAAACAAATTCCCAAAAATAAGCCCATTATTCAGTCCAAAAACTGATTTAGAGCTGTCTATTCACAATTACTTTAGTCAACCTCAAACGAAGCTTTTGATTTGAGAACAAAATTGAGGaaacaaggaaaaataaaacacatcTCAGATGCAAATCAAGAATCAATATTTCCGGGAAGGTAAATAAATATCATTGTCTAGCATCATAAGTTTTGTGGCAATACACCAGTATTACGCCAAGAGCACCAATGACTAAGAATTTTGGTCAGTACAATTTACTCATGTTTTGCATAATGACATACAGACTGATTATTTTTAGCTGTTCCCTGATCTAACAAAAGCATCGGAAAGCATTGGGACCCCATAAGAACAAAACACTTCTCATCAACTAGATGAATAAAGTTCACCAATAATGCGTCAACAAACagatttatatatacatatacatacgtgtgtgtgtgtgtgtgtgtgtgtgtgtgtgtgtgtgtgtgtgtataagcAAGCAAACAAAATGCTCTAGCATAATTATATCACAGAATGAAAACATAAGCAACAAAATGGATCTTAACGCACACCATGCTATGCAATTATGACCCAGTGCACAGagctttaaaatttattattctaAACATACTCATATAATGTACCAAATGAGCATCCTAAAGTACGTGTTATAAATCAATGACTACGAGTAGGATTATCATAATCACTCAAATGGAATCTAATGTTTAGTTGTTTAAATAAGTTGGTTCCAAGTATCTCAGGAAGTCCTATTCTAAGACATGCCACAAACATATTATGCAAACATCGAGATGAGCTTTTAATCTGAAACCCCCACAAGACTGAGCAGCATAGAAACATAGCCTTTTGCCACTCCCCAGACCCTATTCTATTGCAGTGATAAACAAGAGTGCCATTAAACACATATGCGAGGAATTCAAATACatatacaatgaaatttaaagcCAATGCCGTTGAAAGACCAGAaatgttttaaaacaaaaaaacaaatatcgatttggaaacaaaagaaaaaaataaatgtagcCGGTGATGGCAGCATATTTCAAGCATATCATATGACAAAATAAACATACCATTAGATTGCTGGTGTCACACTCCTGAAATGATTTTGTAGACTGTTCCTCCGTCAGCCATGAACAATCCCTCAAGCGAACCTCTCTAGGTGATCCATGAACGAGAAGCTCAAAAGAATGTTTATTCATCCTCCGAGAATCACAAAGCAAATGACTGAGCTTGTGCTTCAAAGCATCCGGAATATTTGCAAGTGATTTAATTTTGTCAGCATTCTTGGCAAGAATTTTCAAAGACAGTTCTTTCAGCGAGGGAACCGGTCGCTTTGAGCGATTCTGGTTATATCTCGGAACCCATATAACTGGTGCAGCTTTGCTCTTGTCTAAGTATGAACTCCCCACTCGCTGATTCTTAGTTGCTCGATCTTTAATGATCTTCATAGCAGTGGAGAAGGGACCCGGCCAATCTTCAAATTCCCGTTCAGCTTCAGCCTCAGAAGACACAAGGTCCTCCCCTTCCTCTATAGGAGTAAAAAGAGCAAATCGAGAAGCATTTTCCCTCGCTACCTCTCGAAACCGTTCCATGTAATCCCTCCTGGTTGATTCATTCTCTGTAGCATTAGCCTGCCCAACTTCAGTTTCAACCTGAGATGCTACATTATCCCCCGAATGGACAGTACCCGAAATCACATCTTCAACTGAATTCTTCACTTTAGAATCCAAAATCAATTCCACTTTCACATCACCATTCGGTAACAAAGAACCATCAAGCACCATGCCcttccctttttcttctctGCTAAATCTCCTTCTGCCCTTAACAACGCCTTTCTCAATGACAACACCCCCATCATTAGCACCACCCAACTTTCTCTTCCCCTTTTCATTTCCTCCACTAGCTCGTCCCTCATTAACTGACTTAGAACCTTCATTCTCAACCACATTGCCAATCACATTATCCGCTTTGGGGTCCAAACTTAATTCCACTACTTTAAAACCAGTTGACACTAAATCATCATGGACCAActtccccttcccctctctCTTGATCCCGATACCAATTAGTTCTCCCCCAAATTCCCCAttgtgttcttcttcttcttggcctTCTCTTTCATCAACCAACTTGTCGTCAACGACACTAGTCCCAACACCACCGATTCCTCTCTTTGCAAGTCTCTTCCCAGACCGCAAATTCAGATACCCTTTGCCCTCTCCATCCTCCCCTATATATTCCAAATCTAAATTGACGTCAATACCCAATTTCCTCTTCTTCCCTTTAGCCGATTTTGAACCTAGCCCAACGTCACCAAAACCCATCGAATCCTTCTCTTCTTCCGAACCCGACCCATTTCCACTCAGTCCACAAACCCGgtccaaaaccctaaccctcttCTCGATCAAATCAGAACCCATTTCTCCATTTCCCACCAAACCCAAAACCCCACCACCACTTTCCTCCGCACTCTCTCCTTCCACCCTATTCCCACTCAAGCACGCGCCTTTCTCGCTGGAGACGCTCTTCCTCTTCCATTCGTGGACCGGATTCGAACCCGAGCATTCGCCGGAATCCGATTTCGAAGAGAGACGGATACTCCGCCGCCGGATAACACCGGAAACGGAGACCGAATCGGAGCCCAACCCAGAAGAGACCGGGGTCGGGGTCAGTTCCGGGTTTGGGCTGGAGGACATGGGTGGAGTGGGAGATTGCAGAATGGAGGGCTTGTCGGTTCGGCTGGGCGTGGAGGGCTCGATTTTGAGCGTCGCTTTCGGAGCTTTTGGTGTGGGCTTGGTTGGGACTATTTCCCGAGACCTCAAGACCGTCATTTGACACGATAGTCGATACACACACAGTCCCAGAGAGAGATCACACTGGGTTTGGACCGAGGAGGCTGAAGAGATAGAACGAAGAAGGGGAAAGGTTTAGGTTTCGGTTTCGGGGTTTGGGGAGAGAAACCTCTGGTGGAAGCTGACTGGGATAGTTACGATTTCCCGCCAGAGTCTATAATATTTATAGCTGCTTTCTTTCGGTTTCCATGCCATGAAAGCACTAATTACAGTTGCCACTTGTAAGGGCGACTCATATGATTTTATAACGGCGGACTTTCCGTCTTGAAAATGTTTCCCGGCGGAGCCCAACTAATTTGCCCCATTTGCCCCTTTACAACCGGGCTAATCCAACTCATTTTGGGccgatttaaaaaaacaaactcaCTTTGGGCCTAAAAGGGTTGGCTTACCTCATGGGCCTTCCATGGTGAAATGGAAGCAAACGAACACCGCCGAAACATCCCGAGTCCCGGGCGAAActagaattttatatatatatatatatatatatatatatatatatatatatatatatatatatatatatatatatatataattaaaatattagagGAAAAAATAACATAACTAATCAAACTAATGTAAACATAATCAATATATAGTCCAGCCTGAAATGCTTAGCCTCATATGTTCGAAAGGAAAACAAACGGACACTATAGGATGGTTGCTGCTTTAATCATGATCGTAAATCTTGTGGTGATGTGATTTGTTTAGGCCCCAATGATAATGATATGTATGATCAATTAAGATTCTGATTTGTCCTCCAGCTTCCACTTTCCTGTAATTGAGGACCATTTTCACACGTGGTCCATCATTTATCACAATCTAAGCCCCTAGTAGATGTAGTATTTCCATGTACACCATCAATcgtttttaatgtaatttataATTAGTCCAATGTGTCTCCTagtttttctatataaataGCTTTTAGTGTAATCGTTCTattaaattatatgattaaatttattttttttcttattaacttaaatttttaggacaaacaatacaaaaattcattcagaaaaataaagtttttttttttttttttttacattcttTGTACAATCTCTAAATTTCTTATGTTATCTTACCAAAGGTATTGAATTTGAACGTTCAGTCCGTAATTCACCtcaattataattaaatgtTCCACATGTTAAACCCCAATTATTAATAGAAAGTTCGAGTCCACACATGATAGATaatgtatatattaattaaagagtaatgctatttttaaTATCCATTTTACATTGGCTAACGTAAcgtattttaagtaattttaattattaaatgagagCAAATGATATGTTAATCCCACACTCTCATGTACTAATCTGGCTAATAGTTGCTATTCACAcgaaaactaaaaaacaaatattgtcAAGATACAAACAACTTTGAAGAACTTATACTTTAGTCACCTAAATTTTTTATGGAGTTCAAACCATCAAAAGTTGTTTATAAAACTGTATTTTATTCACTtgtgatttaattatttatttaattttctatagtaaatttaaattattaattttggaaTAAAGTTACAATTTGGTGGAAGAAATGTAATGAACTCAATAAAAGTTTGgtgataaagttttcttttgggtttgtttatttgtccGTAGAGCAtaggacaaattttttttccttcgcaCTAAAGTTGAgaatttttgtcaaatttaatattttaaattgaaatatgTCATTAAAGTACATAGTTCTCACAAGTTcaaacctctctctctttggttATCCTTGTCTCCATAACCTTCTCCCTTACAGTGGTGTCCTTGGCCGGATCCTCccggttttttcttcttctcttagtCCTAAAAGGGCTAAGAGAGGTTTTGGTTCCTCCCTGGTTGTTTCAGTGGAAGCTAGAGTTTCATAGTCACTAGGACTGTGGAGTTTTGAGTCCCCCGAACTTTTTCCGGTGGTGGTTTTAGTCTTCCTAGTCCGGTTGGTCTATGGAAGTTTGTATAGTTTTCTAGTTCCTTTAGTTATTTGTTCGTGGCAGGAAAACACTCCAAAGGAGTTCCAGCGGAGGAGAGCTCGCTGCTCGTGTCACTGGTGGAGAGATTTGGTCGTGCCTCAGTTTGTATCATTCTTTGAAACTAGATCTGCGCTGATCCACCCCCTTCTAGTTAACACGCGCCCCCCAGCCATGCTCGTCATCGGCCTCTGGTTCAGCCGTTGCCCGCTGCGGACGGAAAGCTTGTCGGGAGTCAGCGCGTGGTTATCACGCGCCAGGGGGTTCTACACTTTGGGCCGCGCGTGATGGGCACGTTCGGCGTCTTTTGCCGTTCCTGGTGGTGCATGGGGGTTCCTGGTGTTAGGCTATTGTAGGGGAAGGGCCGGTGGCGGTACGTGTAGCACACGCGCCGTCGCCGGTAGTGCTTTATTCTGCCGGCAGCTTctgttttgggtgttttcttgtatttgacaGATTGTATTT
The Alnus glutinosa chromosome 14, dhAlnGlut1.1, whole genome shotgun sequence genome window above contains:
- the LOC133857022 gene encoding uncharacterized protein LOC133857022 translates to MTVLRSREIVPTKPTPKAPKATLKIEPSTPSRTDKPSILQSPTPPMSSSPNPELTPTPVSSGLGSDSVSVSGVIRRRSIRLSSKSDSGECSGSNPVHEWKRKSVSSEKGACLSGNRVEGESAEESGGGVLGLVGNGEMGSDLIEKRVRVLDRVCGLSGNGSGSEEEKDSMGFGDVGLGSKSAKGKKRKLGIDVNLDLEYIGEDGEGKGYLNLRSGKRLAKRGIGGVGTSVVDDKLVDEREGQEEEEHNGEFGGELIGIGIKREGKGKLVHDDLVSTGFKVVELSLDPKADNVIGNVVENEGSKSVNEGRASGGNEKGKRKLGGANDGGVVIEKGVVKGRRRFSREEKGKGMVLDGSLLPNGDVKVELILDSKVKNSVEDVISGTVHSGDNVASQVETEVGQANATENESTRRDYMERFREVARENASRFALFTPIEEGEDLVSSEAEAEREFEDWPGPFSTAMKIIKDRATKNQRVGSSYLDKSKAAPVIWVPRYNQNRSKRPVPSLKELSLKILAKNADKIKSLANIPDALKHKLSHLLCDSRRMNKHSFELLVHGSPREVRLRDCSWLTEEQSTKSFQECDTSNLMVLQLDQCGRCMSDYMLLSTLAQSSNSLPALTTLSLSGACRLTDVGLGKLVSSAPALRSLNLSQCSLLTSSSIDTLADSLGSILRELYLTDCQSIDAILILPALKKLKQLQVLSLAGSQNVCDDFLREFITARGHNMKELVLTDCVKLTDSSLKSIAENCPGLCAIDVGNLCKLTDSAIGYLANGCRAIQTLKLCRNTFSDEAIAAFLETSGEWLKELSLNNVKKVGRNTALSLAKRPRRLHTLDLSWCRGLSDEAVGLIVDNCLSLGVLKLFGCTQLTNVFLDGHSNPYVQIVGLKMSSVLEDVQVPHYEVEGPLRYSLVSSPI